In Streptantibioticus cattleyicolor NRRL 8057 = DSM 46488, a genomic segment contains:
- a CDS encoding glycerophosphoryl diester phosphodiesterase membrane domain-containing protein, which produces MPGMPPPGPYGHHPAYYAAPKPGVIPLRPLSVSDLLEGAVAAVRAHWRTALGVSLSVSVVVQAISTAVNGAFFAHTANPYSLTTAGRYVDPGEALRSLRRLTAQAAVTSIVGMLGQVLAIALLTMVVSRSVLGRPVTFAETWRDARPQLGRLLGLLLVVVVVPALGLGIGIVPGAIVADTGSVGAGIALVMLGGAIASAVVCWLAVSLSLSAPTLMLEKQGVRAALTRSFRLVRGSWWRIFGIGLLSGLLVFLLTALLQVPFTTIALSAGPVGSWPNLVVTAVGAVIGTTLALPFTAGMTTLLYIDQRIRREGLDIELARAAGIQGYGATR; this is translated from the coding sequence ATGCCCGGGATGCCGCCGCCCGGCCCGTACGGTCACCACCCGGCGTACTACGCGGCGCCCAAGCCCGGCGTCATACCGCTGCGCCCGCTGAGCGTCAGTGACCTGCTCGAAGGCGCGGTCGCCGCGGTACGGGCGCACTGGCGGACCGCGCTCGGCGTCTCGCTGTCGGTCTCGGTGGTCGTGCAGGCGATCTCGACGGCGGTCAACGGCGCGTTCTTCGCCCACACCGCCAACCCGTACTCGCTGACCACGGCGGGACGGTACGTCGACCCGGGTGAGGCGCTGCGCTCCCTCAGGCGGCTCACCGCCCAGGCGGCGGTCACCTCGATCGTGGGCATGCTCGGCCAGGTGCTGGCCATCGCGCTGCTGACCATGGTGGTGAGCCGGTCGGTGCTGGGGCGCCCGGTGACGTTCGCCGAGACGTGGCGCGACGCCCGGCCTCAACTCGGCCGTCTGCTCGGGTTGTTGCTGGTGGTCGTGGTGGTCCCGGCGTTGGGGCTGGGGATCGGCATCGTGCCCGGGGCGATCGTCGCGGACACCGGTTCGGTGGGGGCGGGGATCGCCCTGGTCATGCTGGGCGGTGCGATCGCCTCGGCCGTCGTGTGCTGGCTGGCCGTCAGCCTGAGCCTGTCGGCGCCGACGCTGATGCTGGAGAAGCAGGGTGTCCGCGCCGCGCTGACCCGCTCGTTCCGGCTGGTACGCGGTTCGTGGTGGCGGATCTTCGGCATCGGGCTGCTGTCCGGGCTCCTGGTCTTCCTGCTCACCGCGTTGCTCCAGGTCCCGTTCACCACGATCGCCTTGAGCGCGGGGCCGGTGGGCTCGTGGCCCAACCTCGTCGTCACGGCCGTCGGCGCCGTCATCGGCACGACTCTCGCTCTGCCGTTCACGGCGGGCATGACCACGCTGCTCTACATCGACCAGCGCATCCGGCGTGAGGGCCTCGACATCGAACTGGCCCGCGCGGCTGGCATCCAGGGCTACGGCGCCACTCGCTGA
- the ahcY gene encoding adenosylhomocysteinase produces the protein MTSTPANPDYKVADLSLAEFGRKEITLAEHEMPGLMAIRKEYAESQPLAGARITGSLHMTVQTAVLIETLVALGARVRWASCNIFSTQDHAAAAIAVGPDGTPDNPRGIPVFAWKGETLEEYWWCTEQALTWPDSPTGGPNMILDDGGDATLLVHKGVEFEKAGAAPDPSTADSDEFRIILELLNRTLAEDPTKWTRLSSEIRGVTEETTTGVHRLYEMQREGVLLFPAINVNDAVTKSKFDNKYGCRHSLIDGINRATDVLIGGKVAVVCGYGDVGKGCAESLRGQGARVIVTEIDPICALQAAMDGYQVATLDDVVETADIFVTTTGNRDIIMASDMAKMKHQAIVGNIGHFDNEIDMAGLAKIPGIVKTEIKPQVHTWTFPEGKSIIVLSEGRLLNLGNATGHPSFVMSNSFANQTIAQIELFTKPEEYPTDVYVLPKHLDEKVARLHLDALGVKLTTLRPDQAAYIGVPVEGPYKPDHYRY, from the coding sequence ATGACGTCGACCCCCGCAAACCCCGACTACAAGGTCGCCGACCTCTCCCTGGCCGAGTTCGGCCGCAAGGAGATCACCCTCGCCGAGCACGAGATGCCCGGCCTGATGGCGATCCGCAAGGAGTACGCGGAGTCCCAGCCGCTGGCCGGCGCCCGCATCACCGGCTCGCTGCACATGACCGTGCAGACCGCCGTCCTGATCGAGACCCTGGTGGCGCTGGGCGCGCGGGTGCGCTGGGCCTCCTGCAACATCTTCTCCACCCAGGACCACGCCGCCGCCGCGATCGCCGTCGGCCCCGACGGCACCCCGGACAACCCCCGCGGCATCCCCGTCTTCGCCTGGAAGGGCGAGACCCTCGAAGAGTACTGGTGGTGCACCGAGCAGGCGCTGACCTGGCCGGACAGCCCCACCGGCGGCCCCAACATGATCCTGGACGACGGCGGCGACGCCACCCTCCTGGTCCACAAGGGCGTCGAGTTCGAGAAGGCCGGCGCCGCCCCGGACCCGTCCACCGCCGACAGCGACGAGTTCCGCATCATCCTCGAACTCCTCAACCGCACCCTGGCGGAGGACCCCACCAAGTGGACCCGGCTCTCCTCCGAGATCCGCGGCGTCACCGAGGAGACCACCACCGGCGTCCACCGCCTGTACGAGATGCAGCGCGAGGGCGTGCTGCTCTTCCCGGCGATCAACGTCAACGACGCGGTCACCAAGTCCAAGTTCGACAACAAGTACGGCTGCCGCCACTCGCTCATCGACGGCATCAACCGCGCCACCGACGTCCTCATCGGCGGCAAGGTCGCGGTGGTCTGCGGCTACGGCGACGTCGGCAAGGGCTGCGCGGAGTCGCTGCGCGGCCAGGGCGCCCGGGTCATCGTCACCGAGATCGACCCCATCTGCGCGCTCCAGGCGGCGATGGACGGCTACCAGGTCGCCACCCTGGACGACGTCGTGGAGACCGCCGACATCTTCGTCACCACCACCGGCAACCGCGACATCATCATGGCCTCCGACATGGCCAAGATGAAGCACCAGGCCATCGTGGGCAACATCGGCCACTTCGACAACGAGATCGACATGGCCGGCCTCGCCAAGATCCCGGGCATCGTGAAGACCGAGATCAAGCCGCAGGTCCACACCTGGACCTTCCCCGAGGGCAAGTCGATCATCGTGCTCTCCGAGGGGCGCCTGCTCAACCTCGGCAACGCCACCGGCCACCCCTCGTTCGTGATGTCGAACTCCTTCGCCAACCAGACGATCGCCCAGATCGAGCTGTTCACCAAGCCCGAGGAGTACCCGACCGACGTCTACGTCCTGCCCAAGCACCTGGACGAGAAGGTCGCCCGCCTCCACCTCGACGCGCTCGGCGTCAAGCTCACCACGCTCCGCCCGGACCAGGCCGCCTACATCGGCGTCCCGGTCGAGGGCCCCTACAAGCCCGACCACTACCGCTACTGA